The following DNA comes from Phytohabitans rumicis.
CTGAACCGGTCGTCGTAGCCGCCGCCGGGCGCGCTACGACTTGCCGGAGCCGCTGCGCTGCGGCGGGAGGGCCGTGGCCGCAACGGCCACCAACGGCTCGTCGGCCTCGATCTCCTCGGCCTCGACCCGCGGCTCGTCGACCCAGAGGGCGCGCAGCTGGTTCTGCATGAACGTGGTGAGCCGGGACCGGTAGTCCTGGTCGAACTGCTCCAGCGCCTCGATCTGCCGCTGCAGCGCCTCGCGCTTGGCGGCCAGGCTTCCGACCACGTCCTCGTAGCGCTGCTCGGCCTGATGCCTGAGCTCGTCGGCGTTCGCCTGGGCGGTCTTGGCCGCCTCGTCGGCCTTGGTGCGCGCCTTGGAGAGGATCTCCTCGGCCTTGTGCTTCGCGTCGTCCGCCTGCGTCTGGGCGTCCCGCGCGACCTGCGAGGCGCTGGCGTGCGCGTCGGACAGTGCCCGCTCGGCCTCCTGCTGGAGGACCTGGGCGTGGGACTGAGCGTCCCGGACGATTTGCTCCGCGGTCGCGTGCGCCTCGGCGCGGATGCGCTCCGCTTCCCGCCGGGCGCTGGCGACGTGCTCTTCCGACGTCCGCTGGGCCAGCGTGAGCACCTGAAGAGCCTGGTGCTCGGCGCTGAGCTCCGCCGACGGAGCGACAACCATGTGTTCCAAGGTCTCATTCACAGGAGAAGGCCCTCCGAGTAGTCCTTTGACACGACTCTTCATGCCACTGTCAGTCACAGGATGACCTCCGTGTGTAAACGTTCTTGTGGCGAAGCCCCCAGCCGTGAGGCGGCAGATTATCAAAGACGCAGCAGTTGAGGCGAGGGCCCAGCGCATCGTAATCGAAAGACCACAAAGGGTTTCGTCGTGTGTTCACGATCAACAAACCGGCCGATACATGAGAAAGTAGACCGGTTCCGGAAGGGAGCGGCGGCAAGTGTCCGAAGAGGACCCCACACGTACCCGTCTGCGAATCGGCGGATGGCTACCGGCGTACGACGTATCGGCCCAGAGCGTGCCAGACTCGGTGCGCAACCCAGCAGATGGCGCGGAAAGCGACATCGCGCCGATCCGGCTGCGGCTGGCGATGACACCGAGACCGCACGCCGGCCGTGGGCCGGTGACCCGGCGACGGATGCTGCTGGGCGGCGTGACCATGCTGTCCGCGCTCGCGCTCATGGCCGTGGCGGCGAGCGACCGGGGCATGGTCGAGCCGGCCACGCTGGACGAGCCGCCGGCCGCGGCGCTGCCCGGCGAGGTGGGCGTCCCGGCGAGCCGAACCGACCCGACCATCGTGACCACCGGCCCCGCCGGGGTGACCACCGGTCCGGCCGTCGCCCACCCCGGCGGTGGCAATCGTGGTGGGGTCCCCAGCCGGTCCACCGGCGGTGGCGCCGCCACGCCGGCCGCGCCCTCCCCGTCCCCGTCCGCGACGACACCGCCGCTGCGCGCCGGCGCGCGGGTCGGTCTGGAGCCGGTGAGCAAGCCAGGCTTCCGGGTACGGCACCGCGACTTCGCCGGGCGGATCGACCGCATCGGATCGGGCAGCGGCGCGCTCGACCGGGCCGACAGCTCCTTCACGGTACGGGCCGGCCTCGCCAGCTCCAGTTGCGCCTCCTTCGAGTCGGTCAACTTCCCCGGGTACTACCTGCGGCACCAGAACTTCCAGATCGTCCTGCACCGGTACGACGGCACCCAGCTCTTCAGGGCGGATGCCACGTTCTGTCCCGTCACCGGGCTGACCGGACAGGAAACCTCGCTGCGGTCGTACAACTATCCGAGCCGCTATCTGCTGCACCGCGACTCCCGGCTCGTCATCGAATCGGGCGGCTCGGCGGCGTCGGCGACATTCGCGGTAAGGACAGCGTTGGCGTGAACAGAGGCCCGGAGATTGGACATATCTCCGGGCCTCGCCACGTCCACAGTGGCCGCCCAAGCCGGCGAGCGAGCGGCCGCGCCGCCGGCAGCATCCAGGAGCTCCCAGCCACTCGGCCTGAGTAGGGCGCCCCTGCTGGGTTTGCGCGCGTGAGTAGGGCGCCCTGGTCGGGCGCGGCGATGTGAGTGGGGCGCCCTTGTTCAGCTCTGGGCGGGTGTGGCGGAGTGGCCGAGGTGCGGCGAGTAGATCTAGACGAGAAATGGCTCGATATCAACCGTTTCTCGTCTAGATCTACTCGTTGGCTTCGATGATCGGGTCGACCGCTTGGACGTATCTGGTATATCCGGCGGCGAGCGCCGCCGCGAACCCACCGGCATCGCCCGCCGCTCTGTCGATTGTGGACCGCGCAGCGCGAGGCCGCGGGAGCAACGGCCCGGACCGCGACGGACGTCGCGGTAGCTCAGAACTCGATCCTCAAAATCTCTGTCATCGGGTGCTGGTGACGGTTGCCGGGAGGTGCTCCAGGAACTGGCGGAGCGCGCGGTAGTACGGGTCGATGGTGGGGATCTCGGCGTACTCCTCGGGGCCGTGCTGGCCGTGGCCCCCGACGCCGAACGCGACCGCGGCGATGCCGCGCGCGGAGTAGAAGCGGCCGTCGCCCGCGCCGTGCTTGTAGAGGAAGTCGGACGCGAAGCCCTGGTCCTGCGCGGCCCGCCGCAGGTGGGCGATCTCCGGGCGGTCGTGGTCGGCGTGGTGCGGGCCGTCGACGTGGTTGATCGTCACCGTGACACCGGGCTCGCAGAACCCGCCGAGGTACGCCGCCATCCCGTCGGCGGTCGCGCCGGCGAAGGTGGCGTCCTCGGGCGGGAAGCGGATGTCGAGCCACGCCTCGGCGTCGGCCGGGATCTGGTTGTAGGCGCGGTTGGGCGTCTCGATCCGGGCCAGGTTGACGGTGGTACGCCACGCCTCCTCGGCCGGCGGCGGGTAGGCGTCCTGCAGCCGGGTCACCGTACGGACGAGCTTGAGCAGCGCGTTGTCGCCCAACCACGGGTACGCGCCGTGCCCGCCCCGGCCGCTGGCCCGCAGGTTGGCGTGGACGAGCCCTTTCGAGTCGGCGACGATGTCCAGGCGGCTGTGCTCGCCGATGATGACGAACCGGCCGGTGACTCCACTTTGGAGCTGGTGCAGCGTGCCGTTGCGCCCGCCCACCTCCTCGTCGGCGACGAGCTGCAGCGCGATCGGGTACGGCAGGGCGGCGGCCGTGTCGCGGAACGCCTGCGCCAGGGCCAGCGCCGAGACCTTCATGTCCTGCGCGCCGCGGGCGTACAGGCGGTCGCCGTCGCGACGGGGGTGGAACTGGTCCGGTGATCCGGGTACGACGTCGAGGTGGGCGTTGAGAATGACCGCGAACTCCGGTCGCGGATTTCCACAGTAGACAAGAGCGCTGGGTACGCCGTTCGACTCGAACCGCTCGACGGTGAACCCGGGCCCGACGAAGTCCAGGACGTAGTCGATCGCCCGTCGCAGCTCCCCGGGCCGATCCGCGGTAGACGCGATGGTGAGCAGCTCGTCGGCGGCAGAAAGAAGGTGGTCCACCCCGTCAGGCTAATGCGGCCCCGCTATCTCGCCGGAGCCTCTCGGGATCAGGCGGGTGGGGACCAGGTGGACCTTTGGCTCCCAAGCCTCGCCGTCCAGGCGGCGGAAGATCAGGGACGCGGCCAGGCGGCCCAGTGACGACGGGTCCTGGGCGATGACGGTGACCGGCGGCTGCAGCAGGTCGGCCAGCGGGAAGTCGTCGAAGCCGACCAGTGCCACCTCGTGCTGGCGGCCCAGGTCGCGTAGCGCGCGTACGGCCCCGATGGTGACGAGGTTTTGCGCGGTGAACAGCGCGGTCGGCGGTGACTCGCCGGTGAGCATGCGCAGCGCGGCCCGCTCGGCGCCGGCCTCGGTGTGCAGGTCGTACGCGATGTGCTCGGGCGCGGGCCGGATGCCGTGGTCGCTGAGGGCCTCCTTGAAGCCCTGCAACCGCTGCCGGGCGGTGGCGATGGTCAGCAGGTCGCCGAGGTAGGCGATGTCGCGGTGGCCGTGCGCGACGAGGTGGTGCACCGCGTCGGCGGCGCCGGCGTTGTTGTCGACGAGGACGGCGTCGACGTCGATGCCGACCGGCGGCCGGTCGATGAAGACGACCGGGGTGCCGGCGTTGACCACGCTGGCGAGGTAGCGCTGGTTGTCGCTGGCGGGCACCACCACGAGCGCGTCGGCCTGGCGGGTGGTGAACGCGTTGATCAACGCACGCTCGCGCTGCGGGTCCTCGTCCACGCTGCCCGCGAAGATCATGACGTCGCGGTCGCGGGCGACGTCTTCGAGCGCGCGGTGCAGGGCGGACGAGAACGGGTTGGACACGTCCTCCAGCACGGCGGCGATCGCGGCGGTACGGCCGTTGGCGCGCCGCAGGCTGCTGGCGGTGAAGTTGGGCCGGTAGTCCAGCTTGGCGACCGCCTGCTGGACGGCCACGACCTTGGCCGCCGTCACCCCGCCCTCGCCGTTGACGACCCGGGAGGCGGTCTTGGTGCTCACGCCGGCGAGCAGCGCGACGTCGCGCAGCGTTGGACGGCGTGCCGGGGCGTCCTGCGTCATCCGCACCTCCTAGGGCGAGAGTCTCTCACCGCACCGGCCCGACCGAATCGTCGCCCTATTCGACAACGATGTCAAACATCTCTTGACATACGGCTGAGCGCGATGGTTAACCTCTCTGACATCGTTGTCGAGTTGGCGGGTCAGGCCGCCCCGGCGACGTAACACCCCGAAAGAAGGAGCGAACAATGAGCAAGCGCACCGGCCGGCGGGCCGCGCGTATGTTCGCCGCCGTAGCCGCCCTGAGCCTGCTGGCCACCGCGTGTGGCGGCGGCGACGACGCGGGCGACGACGGTGTGGCGGTCTCACTGATCACCAAGAACTCCACCAACCCGTTCTTCGTCAGCATGCAGGAGGGCGCGAAGAAGGCCGCCGAGGCCGACGGCGTCAAGCTGACCATCGCCGCCGGCAAGGAGGACGGCGACGAGGCCGGCCAGGTCCAGGCCATCGAGGACGCCATCGCCCGCGGCGACGCGGGCATCCTGATCACGCCGAACGGCCCCGGCGTCAACCCGGCGATCAAGAAGGCCCGCGACGCCGGCCTGTACGTCATCGCCCTGGACACACCGCCCGACCCGGCGTCCACGGTGGACATCACGTTCGCCACGGACAACTTCAAGGCCGGCGAGCTGATCGGGAAGTGGACGGCGGGGCAGCTGGGCGGAAAGCCGGCGACGATCGCCCTGCTCGACCTGTTCAACGACAAGATCGTGTCGGTCGACTACAACCGCGACCAGGGCTTCCTGACCGGCATGGGCATCAACACCGGCGACGCCAAGAAGAACGGCGACGAGGCGCCGTCCGGCAACTACTCCGGCGGGACGTACACGATCGTCTGCAACGAGCCGACCAACGGCGCCGAGGACGGCGGGCGAACGGCCATGGAACGCTGCCTGGCCAAGAACCCGAACGTCAACGTGGTCTACACGATCAACGAGCCGGCCGCGGTCGGGGCGCAGAAGGCCATGCAGGCGGCCGGCACCAAGGACGTGCTCGTCGTGTCCGTGGACGGCGGCTGCAACGGCGTACAGCAGGTCAAGAACGGCGTGATCAACGCGACGTCGCAGCAGTACCCGCTGAAGATGGCCGAACTGGGCGTCAAGGCGATCAAGCAGATCGCCACCGGCGGCGCCAAGCCGGCGGTGAGCGGCGGCCTGGACTTCTACGACACGGGTGTCGCGCTGGTGACGGACAAGCCCGCCACCGGTGTGGAGAGCATCGACACCACCGAGGGCGCGCAGCTCTGCTGGGGCACCGCCTGATGATCCGCACCCGGCCGCGGCGCCGCCCGGTGCCGCGGCCGGCCGTCCCCTGAAGGAGCGGCGTGTCCACCACAGCCCAACCAGCCAGCACCGCCACCGAACAGTTCGCGCTGCGCCGCCGCTCACCGGTGCAGCGGGTCCAGCACCTGCTCCACTCGTACCCGGCGATCAGCCCGTTCCTGGTGCTGGTCATCTCGTTCGTCGTCTTCTCCGCGATCAACCCGCGGTTCTCCTCGGCCAACTCGCTGTCGCTCGTCGTCCAGCAGGTGGCCGTGATCGGCGCCCT
Coding sequences within:
- a CDS encoding AbfB domain-containing protein; the protein is MPDSVRNPADGAESDIAPIRLRLAMTPRPHAGRGPVTRRRMLLGGVTMLSALALMAVAASDRGMVEPATLDEPPAAALPGEVGVPASRTDPTIVTTGPAGVTTGPAVAHPGGGNRGGVPSRSTGGGAATPAAPSPSPSATTPPLRAGARVGLEPVSKPGFRVRHRDFAGRIDRIGSGSGALDRADSSFTVRAGLASSSCASFESVNFPGYYLRHQNFQIVLHRYDGTQLFRADATFCPVTGLTGQETSLRSYNYPSRYLLHRDSRLVIESGGSAASATFAVRTALA
- a CDS encoding M20 family metallopeptidase; amino-acid sequence: MDHLLSAADELLTIASTADRPGELRRAIDYVLDFVGPGFTVERFESNGVPSALVYCGNPRPEFAVILNAHLDVVPGSPDQFHPRRDGDRLYARGAQDMKVSALALAQAFRDTAAALPYPIALQLVADEEVGGRNGTLHQLQSGVTGRFVIIGEHSRLDIVADSKGLVHANLRASGRGGHGAYPWLGDNALLKLVRTVTRLQDAYPPPAEEAWRTTVNLARIETPNRAYNQIPADAEAWLDIRFPPEDATFAGATADGMAAYLGGFCEPGVTVTINHVDGPHHADHDRPEIAHLRRAAQDQGFASDFLYKHGAGDGRFYSARGIAAVAFGVGGHGQHGPEEYAEIPTIDPYYRALRQFLEHLPATVTSTR
- a CDS encoding LacI family DNA-binding transcriptional regulator, which encodes MTQDAPARRPTLRDVALLAGVSTKTASRVVNGEGGVTAAKVVAVQQAVAKLDYRPNFTASSLRRANGRTAAIAAVLEDVSNPFSSALHRALEDVARDRDVMIFAGSVDEDPQRERALINAFTTRQADALVVVPASDNQRYLASVVNAGTPVVFIDRPPVGIDVDAVLVDNNAGAADAVHHLVAHGHRDIAYLGDLLTIATARQRLQGFKEALSDHGIRPAPEHIAYDLHTEAGAERAALRMLTGESPPTALFTAQNLVTIGAVRALRDLGRQHEVALVGFDDFPLADLLQPPVTVIAQDPSSLGRLAASLIFRRLDGEAWEPKVHLVPTRLIPRGSGEIAGPH
- a CDS encoding substrate-binding domain-containing protein, with protein sequence MSKRTGRRAARMFAAVAALSLLATACGGGDDAGDDGVAVSLITKNSTNPFFVSMQEGAKKAAEADGVKLTIAAGKEDGDEAGQVQAIEDAIARGDAGILITPNGPGVNPAIKKARDAGLYVIALDTPPDPASTVDITFATDNFKAGELIGKWTAGQLGGKPATIALLDLFNDKIVSVDYNRDQGFLTGMGINTGDAKKNGDEAPSGNYSGGTYTIVCNEPTNGAEDGGRTAMERCLAKNPNVNVVYTINEPAAVGAQKAMQAAGTKDVLVVSVDGGCNGVQQVKNGVINATSQQYPLKMAELGVKAIKQIATGGAKPAVSGGLDFYDTGVALVTDKPATGVESIDTTEGAQLCWGTA